TGTAAACAAATTCATCGCTCAAATCTACACCACATAGATTTTCACTAATatgaattgttttattttgtccCAATTCAAAATTTACGCGTACTTTTTTAGCCTTATGAACTGACTCCAGAAGTATTCTTATTTTTGCATATCATTTATGTCATCTAAAAAAATGTCGATGACACCATCCAATTtctaaatgaaaaaaggaaaaatgaagaacagtgtaaaaaatctaaatttaataaTCCTCATTTGTCATTTGTAAGTATTGAATAAATCCATAGGACGTTGACTTCTCCACTCCATACAGAACGAGTTTTTATTTGCCAGCGCTCAACCACCAAAAACTTAAGTCGATTGAGTGGCCATCTTTCTACATTGAACATATGATCAACAGCTGTTCTCTGTTTTCTGATGGTTCCTCCTTACATCAGCCAAGGTGGCGTCACCCTTAGTCCAGTTTGGAGCTTAAAGTGGAGGCACTTGCCTTTGCAAGACATCGAACTACTGAATACTCGAACATCGAACTTTCGTTGAAAACCAATAAGCGGTTCTGTTACcctttgattgtttttgaacttGTTCCATCTTCAATCCTTTAATCGCATTAAGGGCCATTCACACGTTCTGGAGAGTAGTcgggaagcaaaaaaaatctccaagaTGACTGGCGATTTCCATACGATTCCCCCAATCGGTCTGAAGATTTTGTATCATtcgagaagcaaaaaaaaagtgggcAACCCCGTCCGCATGGATTCTAAAAATAAACCTAGCCCTTGCTTTTGAAATGAGTAATCATGGATCGGGAACGGCAGCTGATTTCAGTACCCAAGTAAGTGGTCGACCTTCGATTTTGTTCGGTACGTAACAACTATAGGTTCCTACTTACTAGACATAACGGAACGGTTCCTTGTTCATCTTGTATGGACCAACCACTTGTAACATAAAAGCGAAAATAAATtgagagaaaattaaaataaaaccaaatctcCCTATCTCCAAGACAACAGCGACTCAGCAGTAGTACCTAGCGTTTACGCGGAAGCCGCCTAGCAAGAGGGTCGCGTGCGTTAGCCAGTGTTTACTCTTATCAGGCTCAATCAATCAGTTAACCtgcttgtgaaaaaaaaaatggtactaTACCCGCAGGCAATATTACTACCGTTAATATTCATTCTTAGGAAAGTACCAAGATACTTgacttaaaaccaaatttttttgggCATCATGTTCACCAAAATGTATGGAACACCAAAAACGCTTGAAAGTGGCTCTAAAGTCTCGAAACCAATATACATATAAATTAAGACTTCTTTTTATGAGGAAACAATACTAAATAGCTTACAAGAGGAAACAATATTGGATTAAGATTTCCCTTTGTAGAATACTAGAGCGATTTAATGTCGtctgaaaagggggagggggttttCGAATTTCGAGCCAACAGTTCTGTTGATAGATTAAACCGTAGTTGGGTAATAATTCTGTTCAGAATTATCAATTTTAAGGATAATGATAATTTCGGATTGTAAAAGTGAGTCGAAGGCGATTGAGAGTTAAAGCATATAAGAGTTTCAGCCGCTTGAGACTTTTGCTGATGAATTATCTGTAACAGCAAATTGAGACTTCTGCTGGTACAGTAGGTCAAAgtggattgaaaattaaacgACTGTTTTAGTAGATTCAGGATTGAGGCTTCAGGCTGTAAAATTAATATTAGCAGGgcattttaaacattgtttttcaCAAGGGTGGtgttgaaataattataaaaaaccaaaaacggATGGAAAACTCAATTGCATTGACAAATGATGTACAtcaaattgtaaaataaattaaaaaaaagtaaaaatgttcaaaatgcaaatactggcaaaaaattacaaaaatgattttttttttctaaaagtctatgaccttttctgttttttttttttataagaggcAGGGACGTTGGAAGAACAGACTCATGGAAGGGGGGGTATGGTAATCTATTTTTTCTATGTCATTTTTGCTCGAACATAgcaggaaaaaagttaaaaatagtatttttaaatacctactattttattattcatcttgAAGTTCTTTTACATAAATAGTTTATCGTATTAAATAggaactttttctttcaaagatGATTAGGATTTGTATAAAGAATTCTTGGGTAACAAAGTAGGAATCTCACTCCCATCGATTGTTGAAATTGTAACATTGTAGACTTAGCTAAATATTGCCAGATGTTCTcccgcacgtatccgggctatttaatttaaaacctggaaaaattcgAGCActatatttccaaattttcatactaaaatccgaaaaatatccgggaaattttgacaaaaatccaggaactatccaatgaaaatcaagaaaaaattcatttgaatcattatttttccatcgaaaaacataaccagattttaaatgatatttcatgtttccaaaaaaatcgtttatgtttatcttaacaaatctagcttgaaaattttcatttttaagcttcaaaatttacatttataatgatgcaatttaaacttttcgtttgatttaaaaaataaaaataaaatgaatccggacaaaatcGGGATATTTTTCAACCGCCAGGGCCAGGGCCGGGCCACacctttcccaatttttttactaaatatccAGGCAAGTGTGGGTTAAGctgccgaccgtggcctagaggatagcgtttcagtCTTCTAACCCAGAGGTCATacgatcgagtctcggtcacggcattcATAGTACTCTTTCTTTGGGCTGGTGATGTTAGCATTagcacagaaaacagacgtacaagctcgaacaaaaaaccgtcaaaaaagtgtgtaaaatttcaaatgctatcaccaaaaaaatacgttagaaactgactgcaaacagtgtcatctattgcgccgttcaagagttacaaatcaacttttaagtgcccagttttcgaaaaggcgtaatcgtagccaaaaaacaaaaattagttcaaaaagggtgttgggatttttacacaagtttcgtgggctagcttgtacgtctgttctctgtggcattagtaagatgctagccattatatcctggAAAGATGTACGCTTCAGTCTTCAGTataatttagatctcttcaaagaaacatgaagtttcactgagatcctatgtgcGTGTCACGCAGCGTGTGttcgtttttcaatatttattatttattttcaaaccagATTACCCagcttatattttttatttgatttagacttactttcttttttcaagaaagcctttgaaaaaaaattcttaaaataaattcaatttttttaagtaaaagtaaaagattaaaattttgcagttcAAATCGGATTTATGCAAACTCGATCCATGTTAAagatttgagtttgaaattcggttattgaaaaatctgcaatattaaaaaatgttgaacaaaacATATGGAATTCCCTGCAATTCCTTTAAGAgaagaaacatgtttttttatcatcaattaCTGTAGGTTTTTGTAGTCCGTTATTCCAACGAGACTCAACTGCAAGTTTATTTAATGTGTCAATCATTATACAGTTTGGTATTATACGACAAAATAACTTACAAATGAGTCTTACAAAACTTTCCAAACGAGTATGGCCGAGATCCTTCACCTAATTTGGCGATGCTTTTCTGTTGGATCAATATGGAGTGAGTTTTTggtattttaataataaaatcgGCTACTTACAGTTGCTAGACCTGTCCTGAACTGAACACAAATAAGCAGCTAGCCACGATACAAAGATCCGGGACAATCCGGGTACGAGTTTTCACTCGGCCTAAACGGAACATAtttcagtaaattttctgtatctTATTAAGAGGATATCGAAGAGACTTACAGTTATCCGTATTACAATTGTATCGGCTCACTACAATGTACGCTTCGGTTTGCGCCAGTATAATAATACTTCCCGCAGCTCGACATAAAATCACAAGAAACTTTTATAGGCTACCAACTAACTTGAGCACGTTTTTTCCAAAACTCCTtctttttccaacttttcttctttctcttttttcttttctcccTCACCTCTCTATCTATCAAACTGTCAAAAAATGTAATCTGTCACAAGATGGGTTTAATGTTCAGGGCCGTAGCAACAAttacttttcattaaaaatcaatttctgttgttggtttttttaaataagtatttcatgcgaaaaaactaccaaaatgaactcaaattctatttaatttttgtcatggaattgtgcaaacgaactgacttttgttaaaatataaaatcgaACTCTCAGTCAGAATTATAAGCCTACGATCTCTggcaatttaaatttcttatcgaaatagtcatcttgataattttgataattaaattttgagcctgaattcaaaatttgaatttccaatCTGTTTCGGAGTTTcaatacgttttttttaaagttcctacataaaaacggtttctgaattcataaatatgagccaagaattgaaatcagtttcagagccctcaGTCATGAaaccataattataattttgatgtttaggatttcaatttttatttctttaatgtATTTCTAATCCAACTGGcgaatataaataaaaagaaaaatttctaatgATATAATCTATATCGctattttgaaactttgttatgtttgaattttgcattagaATGAAGTTAATGAACTCCGaaactgaattttgatttgaaattcgttttttcGGAACTTCGATTATAAAACAAAACCTCAACCTTTTTATATTTGGAACAATATTAtcgaaatgtaaaaaatgcgtttgagtttcgaaaatcatgaatctaattttgaaggaaatttaaaacataatttaaacggcgatttcaaacacagctttttgtttcaatttttaaggatgattcgaaccgaaaatcaTAGAATTCTtgatcaaatcatcaaatcaaatcataatctcttgaaaacacaaatacaatttcgattttgattataaGGAACCAGAATCTAACTATCAAATCAAGAGAGGCTACATTTTAAAACGGAATTAAAACATTCACTCAAAATGCAGAAGACAAAACACAACCATCACCAAATAcatgtaccgtaatccggggtaagattgatcacttttttcaatatatttcttttttttgtttttttttgtttttgtattgtggcatgttttatatttttaaaaccagtactggactcctatgaacgtaaagcATGGATGAGGagatttattagactactttaaatttgatttaaaaatcgttttcatctctgttcggaatttgatcatttgaggtatcattgatcagtctctgttctgacggttttaacgagttttcttgatcataaaggatacaaaacaccttcataatattaacATATGCAAGTTTATCAATTATTCCTTGATCTGTaacgttttatttcaaaaatatttataatcgaaaaaagaactatggtgctgcctacatttagcggcaaaaataataataataattgctaaatagtttgagcttaaaaattaaaatgaaattttaccttcacacattcctctaggccctcccactatttcaattttaattttttgttcaaagtttacgatttgatagggttcctatccatttgtccaatacgggcttacacttggaaaatgtccttattttataaatatcaaaaatttatcattatatgacaataaaaatagcactataactgttcatatataaagaaaaaaaattgttctttcacattacacaacccgtttgcttctaaatgtttttttggtatcatcaggagagctgtttatttgggagccttggaaaaatagatattttaagattttgaaatttgatttttactaacagaaaaaaatttcaaatgcaaaccaaattttgcctattacTCAAtcaataggctttcaaacgtagaaaacagttttcaaaaattcaaactatagactgagatattgatgaaaatgtggaaaagtttattgttggtcaaatttaccccggtgatcaaagtacATATAAGTACATATATGGTACATATATGTACCAATCAATATTTGAGAGGTATGAGATACCTTCACAAAAAATTTTATCCTTAAATCCCCAACAACTGCTCGCAAGCAAGATAGTGACAGACCAGCGAAAATTTTGGACACAAAAGCACTTCGTTGTCTTTTTCGTGTCTTCAACAAAAAGGATTTACTGAGCCAACGAGATGCCACCAAAAAGTTCAATTGTTCTCGCCAGTACATTGGCAAGACATTGTAAAAAGTTGGAATTAAGTGCCGATCAGATTTCGACTCTAAAATCCCAATGCCGCTGgatgatgaaaaattataacGGAAAATGTTTAGTTTTGTACGAGGTAAGTTACTTCCATCTTTTGAACGGAAACGATCGATACTATTCCAAGGATCTCCGAACATAAAATGCAAGTTCATGCACAAGTTTGAACATAAAGTGATGCTGTACATCGCCATTTCTGAGTGAAGTATTTCTAAGCCATGGCTCAATCCGTGTGTAccaaaatgaatgtttgaaaaaaatttcgaagtCGTTTTTACACAAACATCATGCAGAAGAACAATACGTGTTTTGGCCGGATAAAGCGTCATCGCGTTATGCCAAAAAACTTAATCCTTCCTGAATACCCATTCGATTCCATTTGTACAAACCCGATTTAATTCACTTAaaagtggattggaggctttcttacagagtgtaaattatctttggaaacatatgacacaataatggattccttatttctgaattgagtatgattaatctataaaaaagattatgattaaagaaaatcgaaagcaaaaatgactaaactcaatataaaattttttttatagagttatatagttttttagaggataagcgaactgatattcaatgagttcaatatttcaaaatgtttaagtATGAGAGCCACATTtttcgacgctcactagtggtcaaggggttagccTCCATAACTCTCATgatagatggcgtgggatcgaaTCTCTGctgtttgatgaactttttgtcaaatttttgatcgtccccgtaattaatttagcgattgctggctactgctgcactgagcaaatggctacctggAGCCAACGTAAGAATGATATTTAATATGGgatagaacaattttaaacaattttgtttttttttttgttttaaaatatgacctacaggaaaaaaaattcaatttttgatactaaatttttcaaaatcgtaaaacctagaataggcgttaatgtggtaagaacgtttcaatggaacatacaaatccacggacatcttCGTAATTCGttgagctgagtcgattggtatatataaagtggagtcttggacccttaattaatgatatctccaactgaccgttcgctatgcctttctgtaagaaagccaacaAGAACCACAACCCGACAAATCAGTGTGGCTCAATCGAAGATTTTTATTGGAACTTTGAACTCATTGGTGTACAAAAATAATCGGAGAGCCAAGAACGGCAAACAATTTATTGCTAGAATCAAGAGAtgtattcacaaaattgacatggAGGCCGTACAACGCTCTTGTTCCGACATCAAACAACAGATTATGGACCGTTCTCAacaaaggactgaagcaactgtcaaatcacatacaaacggaccgtaccgactttttggaacgtcagttcccctttgatttcaatggcattttgataccaaaacgtcagtgcggtactgaaatgtcagttctgaaatttccttctctttcagccccttggTTCTCAACCgttcactaatttttttcaacaatggacAATGTACCTTTGATTCCAATAAATCAAATCTTCTTCAAGTACACTTGACTTTTTTCACAGCTTGGAAGAAAGAttccaaaatttgagttgcaacTCGTTACATTTGGATTACTGAGAAACACTTCTGATAGTTCATATCAAGCTTCCGCTTCGTTCAATGTTGACTTAACACCATTCAAAATCCGTAAGGGCACATAAAGCAAATGAATCTCGTGCTTATGCTTTTAGGCAAACAGTCACCGGCCACAATCTGTTAATCATTTTCACAACACTGCCTGCAACCGTATCACGTTCTTCTATCTAAGGCTTTTGCCTACTGACACCGAGACCGAACTAATTTTAGAACTGCAACAGACAGCATCGGTGCTCTGTTTTTGGTTTGCTCTCTTGGAAACAGAATAGACATTCTAATCAATCCCGAACGTTGCCCTTAGACCAGCTGATGGGAAAGCTATATAGCTTCATATATCATCTTTCAGAGATCAAGagaattaatttttgataagttatttgCAAAACTATCAATGAAGATAATGCAGATGACTAATGGAACAAATTATTGAAACAAATATACAACGCGTGAATAATATTTAATCTCATAAGTCAAAGTTTGCGTACAGAAGTCACTTCTTTGTTCCCTACCAGGCGTTGGGGATGCTGCAATCTGGCAGCTGGCGAGGCGTCCTGTCTCCCTGCGGGGAACGAAGACGCTTCCAAGTCGCGTGCAAATACCACAACATCACTCATCGTCCCAACTAAATACGGCTACGATTGCGTGATATTCTTTGTTTGCacaaaacattttgtttataGGTTCTTAACACGATGCAGCTACGTTGTAGTAGGGTGTTGGTAACAATCTCagtcatacaattttttgttggGAAAGTTgtgaggttttttttccaaatttgttctCGGACCATTAAGAAGATGttgtaattttgacttcttccAAATGACATACACCCTAAACAGATATATCTAGACTGAAATATTAGCGAGAAGTCGGTCGGGAAAACACCACTTCTCTTCTCGTGTTATAGGATCAGAGTGCAAGATTTAATTTTAGACGTTTGAATGTTTGGATTGATGCTCGGCTTGGTGCTATTTAGTCCCATCTACTAGGAAGAGACGAGCGAATGCTTTTCTGTTGCCGCTGCGCAACGAAGAACGATTGGGGCGAGGAAAATTTGTTATGGTAGGTCGTGTTTGGCTTCTTGTTGTAAGAGATGAGTTTCTGTGTATCTTTCCATGCTAGTAGACTGAGTTTTATtgatgatggtgaaaacaaatattgCGTAAACATTCTCTATACAACACGAAGTGACGTGTCACAGGAACAAATAAAACTGGGAAATTCCATCACTATACGCAGGATTTTGAACTAAGTTTATCAAAAATACTTTGTAGATTAACAATAACTAAACgctgaaaacatttaaaaaaaaaactccacttaCCAACCCACGATGATTGGCTCTCGTCGACGGGGATGAGCGTATCCGGGGCTTGTAGTTGCGGGATGACCACAGCCGAGAACCCAAAAATCAACCCGGTGTTGATAGTTCCGATGTTGGCAATGAAGGCGGCGATAACCTGCCGCAGGGCTTTGCCCCGTTCGCTTTTGCTCGGTTGGCCCTCGACATTGGGCAGGGTAGTGGCAGCACCGCCCTTCTCGCCGGCGGCCACGATCTTCGGGACCGGGCCTTTGTCCACCAGGGCGGAAGTTTCCTTTCTGTTaagagaaaaatacaaaaaaaaattaataagtatTAGCAAGTAAAATTATACCAACAAACAGGTCTTAAGTGCAATATCGTGGTAATTTAATATCAGGAACTAGAGATGTAAACTAAACTGAGGCCTTATGAAAGTTATAAATAAAGCATATTTGAATAAAGTTGGTTTTCCATGGAGTTTTGACACATTGAATTTTGGCACCATAAGTTCTTGGAAAAGTGAAAAACTTGCCTTTTTTTTACCCTATCTTTTATGTGTTGatcaactgttttaaaattataagaaCGAGACGTATTCTTAAATAACTTCCTCGAAGACCATATCATGATCCGCTGCATTTTCGCTCTATAACGATGAATTTTTATAATAAGCTCATCCATCGAATCGGACATCTGTGTTTAAATTGCTACTGAaagtttttttggaacatgcaacTGTGTTATATTGACTTAGATGTCAACTTTCCTTTTTGTCCAAATTTTTCCATTTCCtttttgtccaaatttttaGTATTTCTTCACacctttttctgaaatattatataaagcacaaatatttgattgaattattgtGCATGCATACAGCTCCGTGAAAGATCATAAATGCACCGGTTTTATGCGCACTATAAACACACTAGACcgcttgaaaaaaatgactttttgctcccatatgtttttttcgatgccttttgggtcaccaagcatcaatgtaaaatttcagatgatttggttgattcctgagttagcgcaacgcgttacaattttatatggaaatttgtatggaagattattttttattctcatcctacggctacacagctttcaaataatcagtcaaaaacgctaaaattaaaaaaaaaatttaaacaaaaattttgtataacatcGAGTATCTTTTCtagggtacaagttaggtttgtgctttgtttacatgaattgtactgcaagaatcaaggaatatttttcacccaaagttatattttttttaactttcagtacacctttggtgatttttgaatgaaaaatttgttttcccatacacattttcatacaaaatttaaactcgttgcgctactaattcaggactggatggatcgcttgaaaatttttaattgctaTTTGTGGcagtaaaacaataaaaaaagtgatgggaggtgtaaaaatttaagaattggaAATTTCCATACATCTCCATGTAGATATCTCTTCTTAGCGCGtagtaaaatttttgtatgCTCACTTTTGCAAGAACAAATGGTACCAAAAGTCCAAACAAACATAAGCCTCTTTGAGAGACCCCCTTGAGTTGAGCTTAGGCATAGGAAAGAAGAACTCCATTTCACCGAAAACcttccattctgggaaaaaaaaactgggaaaTAGTccattctgataaaaaaaattctagtaatCGGTGCATCCAGGTTAAAACTTTGGGAAAGAGTTCATTcttggggtttgatttcgggtatttctAAAGAGGAACCATTCTGGGTAAACATATCCGGGTTTTCAGGCCTAACACAGTTAGATAAGATATTTCTTAGGATTATTCAGATGAAGATCACACAATCCTCTTGGGCATCGCAGTACCAACTCTATATATATTTTGTGAATTTAGTTTCTAATc
This sequence is a window from Uranotaenia lowii strain MFRU-FL chromosome 3, ASM2978415v1, whole genome shotgun sequence. Protein-coding genes within it:
- the LOC129755448 gene encoding uncharacterized protein LOC129755448, which gives rise to MTGKETSALVDKGPVPKIVAAGEKGGAATTLPNVEGQPSKSERGKALRQVIAAFIANIGTINTGLIFGFSAVVIPQLQAPDTLIPVDESQSSWVGKWSFFFKCFQRLVIVNLQSIFDKLSSKSCV